The segment GTCCCCAGAAGCTGTCGGCGGTGATCTCCTTCGCGACCCAGGTGGCGGGGTCGACGACCAGTCCGTCCCAGCCGTACTCGACCTGGAAGCCGCCGGGGGCCTGGGCGTAGAACGACACCATGCGGTCGTTGGTGTGCCGGCCGAGGCTGGACGCGATGGGGATGCCCGCGGCCCGCATCCGGTCGAGGCCGCGGCCCACGTCGTCGAGGGTCTCCAGTTCGACCATGAAGTGCACGATGCCGGGGGGCAGCGCGCCGGGGTAGAGGCCGAGGCTGTGGTGGCGGCGGTTGGGGCTCAGGAAGTGCATCCAGTGGAAGTCCCGCTGCTCGGTGGCAGTCGGGACGGCCTGCGGCGGGAGTTTCATGGAGTCGCGCAGCTGGAAGCCGAGGAGGTTTTCGTAGAAGTCGAGGGCGGACTCGATGTCCGGCACCGGGAGCACGACGTGACCGAGGCCCAGGTCGCCGGTGACGAAGCGGTTGCCGTACGGGGTGCCGAGGGCGCTGTGGTCCTGTGCCTGGCCCCAGTAGATCTCCAGCGGGTTGCCGCCCGGGTCCGTGACGTGGATCAGGCCCTGGACGCGCCGCTCGGCGAGTTCGGCGGGGTCCGCGGTCTTGACGGGGACGCCGGCCGCCTCCAGTTCCTCGGCGGCGCGGGCCAGTGCGGCGGCGTTCGCCACCTCCCAGCCGGCCGCGAGGAGCCGGTCGCTCTCGCCCGCCTGGATGACGATGCGGTACGCGCGGTCGTCGAGCCGGAGGCAGAGGGTGTCCTCGGTGGAGCCGGGGGCCTCCACCATGCCGAGGACGTCGAGGGCGTAGCGGCGCCACTCGTCGAGCGTGGCGGTCTCCAGGCGGAGGTAGCCGAGAGCACGGATGTCCATGGGGTGCACCTCTTGGTTCGTGGCGATCGGTCAGGAGGGTGGCAGGCGGGGGGACGTGCGGAAGGGGGGCTTCAGTGGGCGAAGAAGTCGAGGGCGAGGCGGTTGAACTCGTCGGCCCGCTCGGTCTGCGCCCAGTGGCCGCAGTGGGGGAAGACGTGCAGCCGGGCGTCGGGGATGGTCTTGAGCGCGACCAGCGCGCCGTCGAGGGGGTTGACGCGGTCCTCGCGGCCCCAGGTGAGCAGCACCGGCTGGGTGATCCGGTGGGCCTCGCGCCAGAGCATCGCGTCCTCGGCCCAGGCGGGGTTGGCGAAGGAGGCGCCCATCCGGGCGTTGCCGAGCCGGGTCGCGGGGTCGGTGGCGGAGGCCCAGCGCTCCTCGACGAGCGCGTCGGTGACGGTCGACGGGTCGTACGCCATGACGCCGAGGAAGGCGCGCAGCCCGTCCTTGGTCGGCTCGGGGGCGGCACTGAACTCGAAGAGGCGCTTGATGCCTTCGGTGGGGTCGGGGGCGAAGAGGTTGACCGAGACCCCGCCGGGGCCCATCAGGAGGAGCTTGCCCACCTTGTCCGGGTGGTTCAGGGCCATCCGGACGGCGGTTCCGCCGCCGAGGGAGTTGCCGACGAAGTGCGCCTGGCGGATGCCGAGTTCGTCCATCAGGGCCGCCACGGCGTCCGCGCTGAAGCTGAAGTAGTCCTTGTCGAGCTCGGGCTTGTCCGAGCGGCCGAAGCAGGGCTGGTCGACGAGCAGGGTGCGGAAGTGCGCGGCGAAGACGGGGAGGTTGGCGCCGAAGTTGCTCCACCCGGAGGCGCCGGGGCCGCCGCCGTGGAGCATGATCACGACGGCTGCGTCGTCGGCGCGGCCGTCGGGCGCGGCCTCGTGGTAGTGGAGGGTGAGCCCGGCGGCCTTGACCGTGCGGGAGGTCGACTCGTGGGTGAGCTCTGCCATCGTCTGCGCCTCTCAGGCCATGGTGTCGTGGATGTCTATGCCGAGCGCGCACTGCCCGTACATGACCAGGGCCCGCTCGGGGTCGTTGGCGGCGTGGCCGCGGCCCGTGTGGGCGTCGCGCCAGGCGCGCTGGACGGGGCCGGGGCCGGTGCGCATGGCGTTGCCGCCGGAGTTCTCCATCAGCAGGTCGATCGCGGCCACGCAGCGTTCGGTGGCGAGCACCTGGTCGCGGCGGGTGCGGGTGCGCAGCTCCATCGGGATCGTCTCGCCGCGCTCGGCGAGGGCGTACATCGCGCCCATGTTGCGGGTGAGCTGCAGCCAGCTCGCGTCGATGTCGCTCGCGGCGCGGGCGATCCGGACCTGTGCGAAGGGGTCCTCGGCGACCTTCTGCCCGTACGAGACGCGGATCCGCTGCCGGGTGGCCTCGGTGTAGGCGTCGAAGGCGCCCTCGGCGATGCCGACGATCGGGGTGGAGATGGTGGTGGTGAAGACGCCGGCGTAGGGCAGCCGGTACAGCGGCTCGGGGTTCAGTTCGTGGCCGGGGACGTCGAGGGCGGTGACCGGGCCGAAGCTGAGGGCCCGGTGGTCGGGGACGAAGACGTCCTCCACGACGATGTCGTTGCTGCCGGTGGCGCGCAGGCCGACGGTGTCCCAGACGTCGTCGACGCGATAGGCGGCGCGGGGGATCAGGAAGGTGCGCATGTCGACCGGCTTGCCCTCGCCGTCGGTGACGAGGCAGCCGAGCAGGGCCCACTGGGCGTGGTCGCAGCCGGAGGAGAAGTGCCACCGGCCGGAGAGCCGGAAGCCGCCGCCCTCCGCGGTGGCCTTGCCGGTGGGGGCGTAGGAGGAGGCGATGCGGGTCTTGGGGTCCTGGCCCCACACCTCGTGCTGGGCGCGCGGGTCGAACAGGGCGACGTGCCAGGGGTGGACGCCGACCACGGAGGCGACCCAGCCGGTCGAGCCGCAGGCCTTGGCGATCTCCTTGACCGCCGTGTGGAAGAGCACCGGATCGGCGGCCCGGCCCCCGAAGGCCCGGGGCTGGAGCAGCTGGAAGAACCCGGTGTCCTCCAGCTCCTTGACGGAGGTGTCGGGCACGCGGCGCAGCGACTCGGCCTCGGCGGCGCGCTCGCGCAGGGCGGGGGCCAGGTCTCGGATCGCTGCCAGGACGTCATCGGCCATGGGGCATCCCCTTTCGGGTCGTGGTGGGGGAATGCCAGGACCGTACGGGGTGCCGCAGGACGGCGAAATGCGCTGCTCCCACTCAGCGGGAACCCCTGGCCGGGGACGGTCCGGGAGGGCCGGGCAGGGCCGCGGACAAGGCCGGGGAGGACCACGGGCAGGGCCGCGGCCAGGGTTCCGGGAGGCCGGGGAGGGGGGGAAGGGGATGGACGGGGAGGGCCCTGGATGGACCGGGATGGACCGGGAAGGCCCGGGAGGGGGGATGGACGGGGAGGGTCCGGGAGGCACCGGGAAGGCCCGGGATGGACCGGGAAGGTCCGGGGTGGCCGTCGGCTCAGAGCATGGGGTCGTGGACGTCCAGGCCGAGGGCGTCCCGGGCGAACAGCACGAGCGCCCGTTCCACGTCGACGGCCGCCTGGCCGCGGCCGGTCTGGAGGTCGCGCCAGGCGCGGTGCAGGACGTCGTCGCCGAGGCCCAGCGGCCCTCGGCCGGCGTTCTCCATGAGCAGGTCCACGGCGGTGCGGGCGCGTTCGGCGGCGAGCGCCTGGTCGCGGCGGGCGCGGGCCCGCAGTGCCGCGGGGATCTCCCTTCCGTCGCGCGCGACGGCGTACAGGTCGGCCGTGTTGCGGGCGAGTTGCAGCCGGGCGGCGTCGATCTCGCCGGCGGCGCGGGCCAGCCGCGCCTGGGCGAAGGGGTCGTCCTCGGCCCCTCGGCCGTGCGGGGCGCGCAGGCCGGCCCGGGTCGCGGCGAGGTGGTCCTCGTAGGCGCCTTCGGCGATGCCGACCAGCGCGGTCGACACTGCGGTGGTGAAGACGGCGGCGTAGGGCAGCCGGTAGAGCGGCTCGGGGTTGAGCGCGTGCCCCGGGCACCGCAGCGCGGTCACCGGGGCGTAGCCGAGGGTCCGGTGGGCGGGGACGAAGGCGTCGCCGACGACGAGGTCGTTGCTGCCGCTGCCGCGCAGGCCGACCGTGTCCCACACGTCGTCGACCCGGTAGTCGGCGCGGGGCACCAGGAAGGTCCGCATGTCGACCGGGCGTCCCTCGCCGTCGGCGACCAGGCCGCCGAGCAGGGCCCAGTGGGCGTGGTCGCAGCCGGCCGCGTGGCGCCACCGGCCGGAGAGCCGGAAGCCGCCGGCGACGGGGGTGACCTGTCCGGTGGGGGCGTGCGAGGAGCAGATCCGGGCGGTCCCGTCGGTCCCCCAGACCTCCGCCTGGGCCCGGGGGTCGAGCTGGGCGACGTACCAGGGGTGGACGCCGAGGAGGGCGGCGGCCCAGCCGGTCGAGCCGCAGGCCTTGGCGATCTCGTGCACGGCGGCGTAGAAGACGGCCGGATCGGCGGCGCGGCCGCCGAAGGCCCCGGGCTGGAGCAGCCGGAGGAAGCCGGTTCCGGCCAGCTCCGTCATGGTGGCGTCGGGGACGCGCCGCGACGCCTCGGCCTCGGCGGCGCGCTCGCGCAGGGCGGGGGCGAGGGCGCGGACCGCCGTGAGGACCTCGTGCTGCATGGGCGTTCCTCGCAGGCTGCCGACTTTTCGTGCCATGACGGAAGGGAAACTACGCGTTACTGTTCCGAGACGGAACTCCCTCTTCCCAGCGCCCGTCATCTTCTGGCAATCTCCCCGCAATACCGGAGATTACGGACCCGACCGGCGTGAGTCGGCCGGGCCGTCCGTGTGGGAGGTGCCGATGACGACGAGCACTGTGGAGGCCGCCGAGGCCGGGATGCCGCCCCTGTCCCTGCTGGAGAAGGCGGCGAAGGTGCTGAGCGCCTTCGAGAGCGCGGGGCCCCGGCTCACGCTGACCGAGGTCGTGCAGCGCTCGGGCATCCGCCGGTCCTCCGCGCACCGCATCCTGGACCAGCTGGTGCAGCTGCGCTGGCTGGAACGCGAGGGCCGCGACTACCGGCTGGGCATGGGCATGCTGGAGCTCGGCGCCATGGCCTCGCACCACAACCGGCTGCGCCGGACGGCGCTGCCCCATCTGCACGCGCTGCACGAGTCCACCGGCCATCTGGTGCACCTCACCGTGCTCGACGGCTCCGAGGTGGTCTATCTGGAGCGGATCGGCGGCTCGGACGACTCCGCGGTGCCGTCGCGGGCGGGCGGGCGGCAGCCGGCCTACTGCACCGCCTCGGGCAAGGCGATCCTGGCCTTCAGCGACGCCCCGCTGGTGGAGCGGGTGCTGCGGGACGGGCTGCGGCCGCGTACCCCGCGCACCATCACCCGCCCCGAGACCTTCCGGCACGAGCTGGCGGTCACCCGGGAGCGCGGGGTGGCCTTCGACCACGAGGAGGGGTACCGGGGCGTCTTCTGCGTGGCCGCCCCGCTGCGCGGCTCCGGCCGGGCGGTCGCCGCGATCTCGGTCTGCGGCCACGGCGTCCACCGGGAGATGGCACGGCTCGCCCCGGCCGTGCGCGGCTGCGCGCGGTCGGTGTGGCAGTCTCTGTTCGGCCCGGGCCGACGGCCCGAGCAGCGGGTTCAGGCGGCCGGCGCGGGCCTCGTGCCGGGGACCCCGCAGCCCTCGATGGACGACATGATGACCTGGCTGCGCTTCAGCGACTGGATGTGAACCGGGCCGCGAGGGCGGCGAGCCCGGTGCCGTAGGTGGCGTCCCCGAAGAGGGCCTCCACCCGCGGCACCGTGTCGTCCGCGCCGCGGTAGGCGGCCGACCAGACCACCTCCGCCCCCTCGGGGTGCGGCCGCACGACGAGGGTCGCCACGTACTCGCGGACCGGGAGGGCGAGGGGGTCGAGCAGGGTGTAGCGGTACGAGCGGGCGGCCGCGTCACGGCCGAGCAGGCGCTCCCGGGCGACGACCGCCCCGTCGACCGCGAAGGCCCGGACGGCGCCGGGGACTTCGGGGTCGGCGCCGCCCTCCAGCGTGGCCGGCGGCAGGTGCGGGTGCCAGTCGGCGAGCGCGCCGAAGTCCCCGACGACCGCCCACACGGCGTCGGGCGCGGCGGGGACCACGGTGGAGCGTTCGAGCGTGCGGAGGGTCACGGGGTCTCCTCGGAGGTCACGGAGGGTGCGGGGTGTGGGGGTACGGGTGCGGTGTCACCAGGTGCCGTCGCCGCGCAGGACCGCGTCGGCGCCCCCGTCGGCGAAGACGACCTGACCGGTGACGAGGGCGTTCTCGGGCGAGGCCAGCCAGGCGATCAGCGGGGCGATCTGCTCGGGGCGGGCGTGGCCGTGCAGCGGCATCGGCACGGCGCGCTCGACCAGCGCGCGGGTCGCGGGGTCGTCGAGCAGCGGCCGGGTCAGCGGCGTGACGACGACGCCGGGGGCGACGGCGTTGAGGGTGACGCCGGCGCCGGCCCAGGCGTCGGTGACGGCCGTGCGGCGGACCCAGCGGGAGAGCGCCGCCTTGGAGGAGGAGTAGACGAGGTGTCCCTCGCCCCGGTCGACGGCGGCCCGCGCGGCAGCCACCGCCGCCGCCTCGTCCCCGGCGAGCGCGGCGGCCACGGTCTCGGGGTCCGTGGGGTGGACGGAGTCGATGGAGCCGACGACGACCGCCCGTGGCGCGGTGCCGGCCGCCAGCAGGGGCAGCAGCCCGTCGAGGGTGGCGACGGCGCCGAAGTGGTTGAGCCTGATCGTGACGGGGTCGAAGCGGGCGACGCCCGCACAGCAGACGACGGCGTCGAGGCGCCCGCCCGTCAGCTCGCGCGCGCGGGCCACGAGTGCGGCCCGCCCCTCGTCGGTGGCCAGGTCGGCGCGGATGTCCCCGGCGTGGAGGTCGGCGCCGATGACGGTGTGGCCGCGCTGCCGCAGCAGGGCCGCGGTGGCGTGGCCGATGCCGGAGGCCGCTCCGGTGACCAGGCAGGTTCGGGGCATGGCGGGTCCTTCCTCAGGAGTAGGTGATCTCGACCCGCTCGGTGAGCGGGAGGGCCTGGCAGGCGAGGACGTACCCCTCGGCGAGGTCCCGGTCGTCCAGGACCTCGTTGCGGACCATCGTGACCTCGCCCGCGAGGACCCGGCAGGTGCAGGCGCTGCACGCCCCCTCCCGGCAGGAGTACGGGGCGTCCACGCCCGCGGCCAGGAGCGCGTCGAGCAGGGGGGCCGTCGCCGGCCAGCCGACCGTGTGGCGCTCCCCGTCGAGTTCGACCTCGGCCGTGCGGACCGGTCCGGCCGGGGTGTCCGCCGGCACCGTCGGCGCGTCGAAGACGTCCGGGCCGAGGGAGAAGAAGCATTCGCGGTGGATGCGGTCGGCGGGTGCGCCGAGCGTGCGCAGGGCCTGCTCGACGGCGTCCATGAGGGGCCCCGGGCCGCAGACGAAGGCCTCGCGGTCGGCGTACGGGGCGAGCGTGGCCGCCAGCCGGTCGACGGCGGGCAGGCCCTGGAGCGAGGCGAGCCAGTGGAG is part of the Streptomyces showdoensis genome and harbors:
- a CDS encoding VOC family protein, which encodes MDIRALGYLRLETATLDEWRRYALDVLGMVEAPGSTEDTLCLRLDDRAYRIVIQAGESDRLLAAGWEVANAAALARAAEELEAAGVPVKTADPAELAERRVQGLIHVTDPGGNPLEIYWGQAQDHSALGTPYGNRFVTGDLGLGHVVLPVPDIESALDFYENLLGFQLRDSMKLPPQAVPTATEQRDFHWMHFLSPNRRHHSLGLYPGALPPGIVHFMVELETLDDVGRGLDRMRAAGIPIASSLGRHTNDRMVSFYAQAPGGFQVEYGWDGLVVDPATWVAKEITADSFWGHTWNG
- the hsaD gene encoding 4,5:9,10-diseco-3-hydroxy-5,9,17-trioxoandrosta-1(10),2-diene-4-oate hydrolase; its protein translation is MAELTHESTSRTVKAAGLTLHYHEAAPDGRADDAAVVIMLHGGGPGASGWSNFGANLPVFAAHFRTLLVDQPCFGRSDKPELDKDYFSFSADAVAALMDELGIRQAHFVGNSLGGGTAVRMALNHPDKVGKLLLMGPGGVSVNLFAPDPTEGIKRLFEFSAAPEPTKDGLRAFLGVMAYDPSTVTDALVEERWASATDPATRLGNARMGASFANPAWAEDAMLWREAHRITQPVLLTWGREDRVNPLDGALVALKTIPDARLHVFPHCGHWAQTERADEFNRLALDFFAH
- the hsaA gene encoding 3-hydroxy-9,10-secoandrosta-1,3,5(10)-triene-9,17-dione monooxygenase oxygenase subunit translates to MADDVLAAIRDLAPALRERAAEAESLRRVPDTSVKELEDTGFFQLLQPRAFGGRAADPVLFHTAVKEIAKACGSTGWVASVVGVHPWHVALFDPRAQHEVWGQDPKTRIASSYAPTGKATAEGGGFRLSGRWHFSSGCDHAQWALLGCLVTDGEGKPVDMRTFLIPRAAYRVDDVWDTVGLRATGSNDIVVEDVFVPDHRALSFGPVTALDVPGHELNPEPLYRLPYAGVFTTTISTPIVGIAEGAFDAYTEATRQRIRVSYGQKVAEDPFAQVRIARAASDIDASWLQLTRNMGAMYALAERGETIPMELRTRTRRDQVLATERCVAAIDLLMENSGGNAMRTGPGPVQRAWRDAHTGRGHAANDPERALVMYGQCALGIDIHDTMA
- the hsaA gene encoding 3-hydroxy-9,10-secoandrosta-1,3,5(10)-triene-9,17-dione monooxygenase oxygenase subunit, whose amino-acid sequence is MQHEVLTAVRALAPALRERAAEAEASRRVPDATMTELAGTGFLRLLQPGAFGGRAADPAVFYAAVHEIAKACGSTGWAAALLGVHPWYVAQLDPRAQAEVWGTDGTARICSSHAPTGQVTPVAGGFRLSGRWRHAAGCDHAHWALLGGLVADGEGRPVDMRTFLVPRADYRVDDVWDTVGLRGSGSNDLVVGDAFVPAHRTLGYAPVTALRCPGHALNPEPLYRLPYAAVFTTAVSTALVGIAEGAYEDHLAATRAGLRAPHGRGAEDDPFAQARLARAAGEIDAARLQLARNTADLYAVARDGREIPAALRARARRDQALAAERARTAVDLLMENAGRGPLGLGDDVLHRAWRDLQTGRGQAAVDVERALVLFARDALGLDVHDPML
- a CDS encoding IclR family transcriptional regulator, whose product is MTTSTVEAAEAGMPPLSLLEKAAKVLSAFESAGPRLTLTEVVQRSGIRRSSAHRILDQLVQLRWLEREGRDYRLGMGMLELGAMASHHNRLRRTALPHLHALHESTGHLVHLTVLDGSEVVYLERIGGSDDSAVPSRAGGRQPAYCTASGKAILAFSDAPLVERVLRDGLRPRTPRTITRPETFRHELAVTRERGVAFDHEEGYRGVFCVAAPLRGSGRAVAAISVCGHGVHREMARLAPAVRGCARSVWQSLFGPGRRPEQRVQAAGAGLVPGTPQPSMDDMMTWLRFSDWM
- a CDS encoding SRPBCC family protein: MTLRTLERSTVVPAAPDAVWAVVGDFGALADWHPHLPPATLEGGADPEVPGAVRAFAVDGAVVARERLLGRDAAARSYRYTLLDPLALPVREYVATLVVRPHPEGAEVVWSAAYRGADDTVPRVEALFGDATYGTGLAALAARFTSSR
- a CDS encoding SDR family oxidoreductase; translation: MPRTCLVTGAASGIGHATAALLRQRGHTVIGADLHAGDIRADLATDEGRAALVARARELTGGRLDAVVCCAGVARFDPVTIRLNHFGAVATLDGLLPLLAAGTAPRAVVVGSIDSVHPTDPETVAAALAGDEAAAVAAARAAVDRGEGHLVYSSSKAALSRWVRRTAVTDAWAGAGVTLNAVAPGVVVTPLTRPLLDDPATRALVERAVPMPLHGHARPEQIAPLIAWLASPENALVTGQVVFADGGADAVLRGDGTW